A region of uncultured Carboxylicivirga sp. DNA encodes the following proteins:
- a CDS encoding triple tyrosine motif-containing protein, with protein sequence MIKLILILRRVIFIILLTLLNHQFLLIAQTNRSFSKKEYHAASQNWSVDFDNNGYAYFCNSTALLQFDGVTWKSYPSPNSTIIRAVAIDKNDRIYTGGYRELGYWENNENNELIYSSLTHLIEKQFTNNEEFWSIFITDESVIFHSFSKIYIYKDDTFSIIQPGGFINFATKVNNTVYVAILNQGIYRLNNQQLTPLITDDFLKNKLIRFLAHDRELNVYYVGTESDGLFSYNEETKEIEITRPCIQPFLIKNQINKGIINHNGDFIIGTILDGVISFNKKGKVIFHYNKENGLQSNTVLGIGMDKLSNIWLALDNGIEFIPGSYDGKKRFFYSEELGAVYTAALFNNLLYIGTNQGLYTTQWNSKDENFELLDNTQGQIWDCNVIDNKLFVGHNSGTFMIEDNKMETISNYAGAYSITRHPQNPDILIQGTYNDLIVYKRTNGEWQFSNTIKGFNNLIRFVEFDHLGNLWASHNYRGVYKLRLNETLDSTISIRHYEIIDSKDKNIRNPKAFKVEGRIVITSGENMYTYDDLNDTIILYNDFNNKLGQFKSSHRIIPAGKHKYWFINKQGMACFDVRPDDISLLKMYPNAVFQDHLIPTHENVIQINDSSILVSMENGYALLNPHSKSEGDEVSNFIPVLREAKCDDGKKEIISLNVSEKSYSLPNRLNNVTFRYSFPIINGDPTQFQYKIDGLSDEWSVLTDEPIFEIRRIPPGEYTIMVRAINNWNKYSQTSELHFKINHPWYQSWQAITMYFILISFLFGLSRRITTRKIKLKERRKREEKEKELIKLRNEKLRDELSHKSQQLAGSTMGIIKKNEFLMSLKAKIKKQKDALGTRYPDKYYQELINKIDENISGQDDWHIFEANFEQAHETFLKTLKANYPELTPSDLRLSAYLRINLTSKDIAPLLGISVRGVENHRYRLRKKLGLEGDENLVDFIINV encoded by the coding sequence AAAAGAGTATCATGCAGCAAGCCAAAACTGGTCTGTTGATTTTGATAATAATGGCTATGCTTATTTCTGTAACAGTACAGCATTATTACAATTTGACGGAGTGACCTGGAAATCTTATCCATCACCCAACAGTACAATTATCAGAGCTGTTGCTATAGATAAAAATGATCGCATATACACCGGTGGTTATAGAGAACTGGGATATTGGGAAAATAATGAAAATAATGAACTTATTTATTCTTCATTAACACATCTTATTGAAAAGCAATTCACTAACAATGAAGAGTTCTGGAGTATCTTTATTACAGATGAATCCGTAATATTTCATTCCTTCTCTAAAATTTACATTTATAAGGATGATACTTTCTCAATTATTCAACCTGGTGGTTTTATAAATTTTGCAACCAAGGTAAATAACACTGTTTATGTAGCTATTCTCAATCAAGGAATTTACAGATTAAATAATCAACAACTTACCCCACTAATTACAGATGACTTTTTAAAAAATAAGTTAATCAGGTTCCTTGCGCATGATCGTGAATTGAATGTATACTATGTAGGTACAGAATCTGATGGTCTTTTCAGTTATAACGAGGAAACTAAAGAAATAGAGATAACAAGGCCATGTATTCAGCCTTTTCTAATTAAAAATCAGATTAATAAAGGAATAATAAATCATAATGGTGATTTCATTATAGGAACCATTTTAGATGGTGTCATTTCCTTTAATAAAAAAGGAAAAGTAATATTTCATTACAATAAAGAAAATGGGTTACAAAGCAATACCGTTTTGGGTATTGGAATGGATAAACTGAGTAATATATGGTTGGCTTTGGATAACGGTATAGAGTTTATTCCCGGATCATATGATGGTAAAAAAAGATTTTTCTATTCAGAAGAATTAGGAGCTGTATATACTGCTGCACTGTTTAATAATCTATTATATATTGGTACAAATCAAGGCTTATACACAACTCAGTGGAATAGTAAGGATGAGAATTTTGAACTTTTAGATAATACACAGGGACAAATTTGGGATTGTAATGTAATTGATAACAAATTATTTGTTGGTCATAATTCCGGCACCTTTATGATTGAAGACAATAAAATGGAAACAATCTCAAATTATGCCGGAGCCTATTCAATAACCCGCCACCCTCAAAATCCTGATATTTTAATTCAAGGCACTTATAATGATTTAATTGTATATAAAAGAACCAATGGAGAATGGCAATTTTCCAATACTATTAAAGGTTTCAATAATTTAATTCGTTTTGTTGAATTTGATCACCTGGGAAATCTTTGGGCAAGTCACAATTACAGAGGCGTTTATAAATTAAGGTTAAACGAAACATTAGACAGTACAATATCCATCAGGCATTACGAAATAATAGATTCAAAAGATAAAAACATCAGAAATCCTAAGGCTTTCAAAGTCGAGGGCAGAATTGTAATTACCTCTGGTGAAAATATGTATACCTACGATGATTTGAATGATACCATTATATTATACAATGACTTCAATAATAAACTAGGGCAGTTTAAATCATCACACAGGATAATTCCGGCAGGAAAACATAAATACTGGTTTATTAATAAACAAGGTATGGCATGTTTTGATGTTCGGCCTGATGATATAAGTCTTTTAAAAATGTATCCGAATGCTGTTTTTCAGGATCATCTGATTCCAACCCATGAAAACGTTATACAAATTAATGATTCCAGCATACTTGTTAGTATGGAAAACGGTTACGCTTTACTTAATCCGCATAGTAAATCAGAAGGTGATGAAGTAAGTAATTTCATACCTGTATTAAGAGAAGCTAAATGTGATGATGGAAAAAAAGAGATTATTAGTCTTAATGTCTCAGAAAAATCTTATTCTTTACCTAACAGATTAAACAACGTCACTTTTCGCTATTCTTTTCCTATAATAAATGGAGATCCCACTCAATTTCAATATAAAATTGATGGTTTATCTGATGAGTGGTCTGTACTTACAGATGAGCCAATTTTCGAAATAAGAAGGATTCCGCCAGGTGAATATACAATAATGGTAAGAGCCATAAATAATTGGAATAAATACTCGCAAACCAGTGAACTTCATTTTAAAATTAATCATCCCTGGTATCAATCATGGCAGGCAATCACGATGTATTTTATACTAATTAGCTTTTTATTTGGATTGTCAAGACGAATCACCACCCGAAAAATAAAACTAAAAGAAAGGCGAAAAAGAGAAGAAAAAGAAAAAGAACTCATTAAACTTAGAAATGAAAAATTAAGAGATGAATTATCGCATAAAAGTCAGCAACTGGCAGGTTCTACAATGGGAATTATAAAGAAAAACGAGTTTTTAATGTCATTAAAAGCTAAAATAAAAAAACAAAAAGATGCATTAGGAACCCGTTACCCAGATAAGTATTACCAGGAATTAATCAATAAAATTGATGAGAATATTTCCGGTCAGGATGACTGGCACATCTTCGAAGCAAATTTTGAACAGGCACATGAGACTTTTCTGAAAACATTAAAAGCCAATTACCCTGAACTGACACCAAGCGATTTAAGATTAAGTGCATATCTTAGAATTAATTTAACGTCAAAAGATATTGCCCCTTTACTAGGAATATCTGTAAGAGGTGTTGAAAATCACCGGTATCGTTTGCGAAAAAAATTAGGTTTAGAAGGTGATGAAAATTTGGTTGATTTCATTATTAATGTTTAA
- the ahpC gene encoding alkyl hydroperoxide reductase subunit C → MSQIGKEIVDFKVQAYVNDDFKTVSKEDVLGKWSIFFFYPADFTFVCPTELEDLANKYDEFAATGTEIYSVSTDTHFVHKAWHDTSDTIKKIKYPMLADPTGVLSRGFDVMIEEVGLAERGTFIVNPQGEIVAYEVVAGNVGRNADELLRRLKALQFVAEHPAEVCPAKWEEGAKTLEPSIDLVGKI, encoded by the coding sequence ATGTCACAAATTGGAAAAGAGATTGTAGATTTTAAGGTACAAGCATACGTAAACGACGATTTTAAAACTGTATCAAAAGAAGATGTACTTGGTAAATGGTCAATCTTTTTCTTCTATCCAGCCGATTTTACTTTTGTATGTCCTACTGAATTAGAAGACCTGGCAAATAAATACGATGAGTTTGCTGCCACAGGTACTGAAATTTACTCTGTATCAACTGATACTCATTTCGTACACAAAGCATGGCATGACACATCTGATACAATCAAAAAAATTAAATATCCAATGTTAGCCGATCCAACAGGAGTTCTTTCACGTGGATTTGATGTTATGATTGAAGAAGTTGGTTTGGCAGAAAGAGGAACATTTATTGTTAATCCACAAGGAGAAATAGTTGCATACGAAGTAGTAGCCGGAAACGTTGGTCGTAACGCTGATGAGCTTTTACGTCGTTTGAAAGCTTTGCAGTTTGTTGCTGAACATCCTGCTGAAGTTTGTCCTGCTAAATGGGAAGAAGGCGCTAAGACTTTGGAACCTAGTATTGATTTAGTTGGTAAAATCTAA
- the ahpF gene encoding alkyl hydroperoxide reductase subunit F yields MLEQTIKDQVRSLFSNLKNKYTFAITVSDEHKSKNELLSLLEDVASCSDNVNVVINSGDGLSFTILKNDKTTNVNFKAVPNGHEFTTLLLAVLNQDGIGKNLPDEILTQRINNINEKVELKSYISLTCTNCPDVVQALNIMAFNNPNISHEIIDGSINQEEVDRLGIQAVPTVYANGKQLHVGRSTMIELISKIENQLGTEFKPTSDVKKEYDVVVVGGGPAGASAAIYSARKGFKVALVAEKIGGQVTETVAIENMISVPKTTGSELAGNLIQHLNDYPIDILENRLIEKIELENGIKRLTSSLGESISTPALIIATGASWRKLGIPGESEYIGSGVAFCTHCDGPFYKNKKVVVIGGGNSGLEAAIDLSSIAKDVTVLEFMDSLKGDQVLQDKLATLPNVRIVTNAQTLAIDGDGKKVNGLKYKNRTTELEETISTDGVFVQIGLQANSKVFADLVETNRMGEIEIDAHCRTKQPGIYAAGDVSVVPYKQIVIAMGEGSKAALSAFEDNIKGKLIAN; encoded by the coding sequence ATGTTAGAACAAACTATAAAAGACCAGGTACGATCATTATTCAGTAACCTAAAAAACAAATATACATTTGCCATAACTGTTTCAGATGAGCATAAAAGTAAAAATGAATTACTTTCATTGCTTGAGGATGTTGCATCGTGTTCAGATAATGTTAATGTTGTAATTAACTCAGGTGATGGATTGTCATTTACAATATTAAAAAACGATAAAACAACCAATGTAAATTTTAAGGCAGTACCAAACGGCCATGAATTTACAACTTTATTACTGGCTGTTTTGAATCAGGATGGTATTGGCAAAAACTTACCTGATGAAATTCTTACTCAACGCATTAACAACATCAATGAGAAAGTTGAATTAAAAAGCTATATTTCACTAACCTGTACAAATTGCCCTGATGTTGTGCAAGCCTTAAATATAATGGCTTTTAACAATCCTAATATTTCCCATGAGATAATTGATGGTTCAATCAATCAGGAAGAAGTTGACCGATTGGGTATACAAGCTGTTCCTACCGTTTATGCAAACGGCAAACAACTTCATGTGGGTCGTTCAACAATGATTGAATTGATTTCAAAAATTGAAAATCAACTAGGAACAGAATTTAAGCCAACAAGTGATGTTAAAAAGGAATATGATGTTGTAGTTGTTGGCGGCGGACCAGCTGGAGCTTCTGCAGCTATTTACTCAGCACGTAAAGGTTTTAAAGTTGCATTGGTTGCCGAAAAAATTGGAGGCCAGGTAACAGAAACAGTAGCGATTGAAAATATGATTTCGGTACCTAAAACTACAGGTAGTGAACTAGCCGGAAATTTAATTCAGCATCTTAACGATTACCCGATAGACATTTTAGAAAACCGGCTTATAGAAAAAATTGAACTGGAAAACGGTATTAAAAGGTTAACCTCTTCATTGGGTGAAAGCATATCTACTCCTGCATTAATTATTGCCACAGGTGCCAGTTGGCGTAAGCTTGGTATTCCAGGAGAAAGCGAATACATCGGTTCCGGAGTAGCCTTTTGCACCCATTGCGACGGACCTTTTTACAAGAATAAGAAAGTTGTAGTAATCGGTGGTGGTAACTCAGGTTTGGAAGCAGCTATTGATCTTTCTTCTATTGCAAAAGATGTTACCGTTCTTGAATTTATGGATTCCTTAAAAGGTGATCAGGTATTACAGGATAAGTTGGCAACATTGCCTAACGTAAGAATTGTTACCAATGCACAGACTTTAGCCATTGATGGAGACGGGAAAAAGGTAAATGGGTTAAAATACAAAAACAGAACAACAGAGCTGGAAGAAACAATTTCAACCGATGGAGTATTTGTACAAATAGGTTTACAGGCAAATAGTAAGGTATTTGCAGATCTAGTAGAAACCAATCGTATGGGTGAAATTGAAATAGATGCGCACTGCCGAACAAAACAACCTGGAATTTATGCTGCCGGTGATGTTTCAGTTGTTCCTTACAAACAAATTGTAATTGCAATGGGTGAAGGCTCAAAAGCAGCATTATCAGCATTTGAAGACAATATTAAAGGAAAATTAATCGCGAATTAA
- a CDS encoding MFS transporter, whose product MTRAQKSVLLVAAITSFMGPFLISSVNVALPIIEKQLQLNAVSLSWIITSFLLSSGIFLLPAGKWADSLGHKKIFKAGTVVFLIFTLLCSFSSSGNILIILRFIQGIGASLLMATSPAILVREFPKEKRGAVLGITVAAVYAGLAVGPSAGGFITFYWGWEAIFLISSFIGFIVMIIAFKYLGYDELKTDKRNLDYKGALIYAAGLSAIVYGSSIIKAVSGQIIVLIGTLLMFLFIWQQSKSSLAFFPVKEFKTNRLLTFSNLAALINYRATFAIVFLMSLYLQKVLNFSSRAAGSILIAQPIVMTVFSPIAGKLSDKYEPGYLASVGMFICGLGLGLFTTLNEKSSEYFIIMNLAFIGFGFALFSSPNMNTIMSSVPKEKAGMASGISATMRVLGQILSMTIATALFAVYFDKNSIDTIDINTFLKGIKILFLIFSLLCFSGIYFSLNRGKLH is encoded by the coding sequence ATGACAAGAGCTCAGAAATCTGTGTTACTGGTTGCCGCTATTACATCTTTTATGGGGCCATTTTTGATCTCATCTGTTAATGTTGCCTTGCCAATTATTGAGAAGCAATTGCAATTGAATGCTGTTTCTTTAAGCTGGATTATTACTTCTTTTCTCCTGTCTTCGGGTATATTCCTGCTTCCTGCCGGTAAATGGGCAGATTCTTTAGGTCATAAAAAAATATTTAAAGCAGGAACGGTGGTTTTCTTGATTTTTACACTCCTTTGTAGCTTTTCAAGTAGTGGCAATATTCTTATAATACTTCGATTTATACAAGGCATTGGAGCATCTTTATTAATGGCAACGAGTCCGGCCATATTGGTTCGTGAGTTCCCTAAAGAAAAAAGAGGGGCTGTATTGGGTATCACTGTTGCTGCTGTTTATGCTGGATTAGCTGTAGGGCCAAGTGCAGGCGGATTTATAACCTTTTATTGGGGATGGGAGGCAATATTTTTAATTTCGTCATTCATCGGATTTATTGTCATGATTATTGCCTTCAAATACCTGGGATATGATGAACTGAAAACAGATAAAAGAAATCTCGATTACAAAGGGGCCCTCATTTATGCAGCTGGTTTATCTGCTATCGTTTATGGATCGTCCATTATAAAAGCTGTTAGTGGTCAGATAATTGTTTTGATTGGCACTTTGTTGATGTTTCTTTTTATCTGGCAACAAAGTAAATCATCACTTGCTTTCTTTCCTGTAAAAGAGTTCAAAACGAATCGCTTGTTAACCTTTTCAAATCTTGCAGCACTAATTAATTACAGAGCCACCTTTGCAATTGTTTTTTTAATGAGTTTGTATCTGCAAAAAGTACTAAACTTCAGTTCACGTGCAGCGGGAAGCATATTAATTGCTCAACCTATTGTAATGACAGTATTTTCACCCATTGCCGGTAAGCTTTCTGATAAGTATGAACCTGGTTATCTTGCTTCAGTCGGAATGTTTATATGTGGTTTAGGGTTAGGACTTTTTACTACCCTTAATGAGAAGAGTTCTGAATATTTTATTATTATGAATCTGGCATTTATTGGGTTTGGTTTTGCGCTGTTCTCCTCACCAAATATGAATACCATAATGAGCTCAGTTCCTAAGGAAAAAGCCGGAATGGCCAGTGGTATTTCAGCGACAATGCGTGTTTTAGGTCAGATTTTAAGTATGACGATTGCAACTGCTTTATTTGCCGTTTATTTTGATAAAAATTCAATTGACACAATCGATATAAACACGTTTTTAAAAGGAATAAAAATCTTATTTCTGATATTCTCCTTACTTTGTTTCAGTGGCATTTATTTTTCGTTAAACAGGGGGAAACTACATTAA
- the hrpB gene encoding ATP-dependent helicase HrpB has product MKFDLSKIELPIVEVLSEISDVLVNDNRLIIHAPPGTGKSTIVPLALLDAPWLMGKKIIVLEPRRIAARSIAARMADLLGEKVGETVGYRIRFDNVVSDKTRIEVVTEGILTRILQSDNAIEDIGLVIFDEFHERNLFGDLALALSLESQHVLRNDLRIIVMSATLDVTNLTQLLKSKVVKSEGRQYPVEIKYSGDSDMYMIPELTARIVSRALKEQDGDILVFLPGEGEIKKCESILNGKVGNTQIHKLYGQLNFAKQYAAIMPDRQGRRKIVLATSIAETSLTIEGVKVVVDCGFGRTLRFDSRSGLSKLETIEITKDSADQRAGRAGRLGPGVCYRMWTNASHHQKTDYQKPEIEDADLASLMLDLAKWGVSDIESLNWLTLPPKGHVRQAKNVLHEIDALENNIITDHGKQLSTIPSHPRIAHMLLKAGEEGLSSLAVDVAAVLEERDLLGKEAGIDINLRIEALRRYRSGNLKNNKLKRIEQISLQYRKMLNCEVNNGDFDPYETGLLLAFTYPERIAHCKPGNNAQFKLANGRIAAAGHEDDLAHEEWLAIANLNATEGVGRIFLASPLNPRDLVTMVKNVDRVYWDTKDGGFKAVNELRIGSIVLQSKPLTHYSEDAKINAICDAIKKEGISLLDFNKEVVQWQNRVLSLRVWNGDQKWPDVSNDEIIATCAEWLAPYLNNVKRPEDLKKINLKEVLQHYLSYDLQQQLDILAPERITVPSGSKIKLQYFDNGDTPVLAVRLQEVFGLMSTPSINNGKNKVLMHLLSPGFKPVQITGDLESFWSNAYFEVRKELRARYPKHEWPEDPLNAIAIRGVKK; this is encoded by the coding sequence TTGAAGTTTGATTTATCCAAAATAGAATTACCTATTGTTGAAGTATTATCTGAAATAAGTGATGTACTTGTAAATGATAATCGATTAATTATCCATGCACCTCCTGGGACAGGAAAAAGTACCATTGTTCCATTGGCATTACTAGATGCACCGTGGTTGATGGGAAAAAAAATTATAGTGCTTGAACCTCGTCGTATAGCAGCCAGAAGTATTGCTGCTCGTATGGCGGATTTATTAGGAGAGAAAGTTGGAGAAACAGTTGGGTATCGAATTCGTTTTGATAATGTTGTCAGTGATAAAACTAGGATAGAAGTTGTTACAGAAGGAATACTAACCCGAATTCTTCAAAGCGATAATGCAATTGAAGATATTGGATTGGTAATTTTTGATGAGTTTCACGAACGTAATTTATTTGGTGATCTGGCATTGGCACTTTCATTGGAATCACAACATGTTCTTCGAAATGATTTGAGAATTATTGTGATGTCAGCAACATTAGATGTTACCAATCTTACCCAATTGCTGAAAAGTAAGGTTGTAAAGAGTGAAGGACGCCAATATCCCGTTGAAATAAAGTACTCAGGTGATTCAGATATGTACATGATTCCAGAATTGACGGCAAGGATCGTATCCAGAGCTTTAAAAGAGCAGGATGGTGATATTCTTGTGTTTTTACCAGGTGAAGGAGAAATTAAGAAATGTGAATCAATCCTTAATGGTAAAGTTGGGAATACGCAAATTCATAAATTATACGGGCAATTAAATTTTGCTAAGCAATATGCTGCTATTATGCCTGATAGGCAGGGTAGAAGAAAGATTGTATTGGCTACTTCCATTGCCGAAACCAGTTTAACTATCGAAGGGGTAAAGGTGGTAGTTGATTGTGGTTTTGGCAGAACTTTGCGTTTCGACAGTCGATCTGGGTTGTCGAAATTGGAAACCATCGAAATAACCAAAGATTCGGCTGATCAACGTGCCGGAAGAGCTGGGCGATTAGGGCCTGGTGTTTGTTATCGGATGTGGACCAACGCCAGTCATCATCAAAAAACAGACTATCAAAAACCTGAAATAGAAGATGCTGATTTGGCTTCTTTAATGCTGGATCTTGCCAAATGGGGTGTCAGTGACATTGAGAGTTTAAACTGGTTGACATTGCCTCCCAAAGGTCATGTCAGGCAAGCCAAGAATGTGCTGCATGAGATTGATGCTTTGGAAAATAATATCATAACAGATCATGGTAAGCAATTGAGTACAATTCCATCACATCCGCGAATTGCGCATATGTTGCTAAAAGCTGGTGAAGAGGGTTTAAGTTCTTTAGCAGTGGATGTGGCAGCTGTTTTGGAAGAGCGTGATCTATTGGGAAAGGAAGCAGGAATTGATATTAACCTACGGATTGAAGCATTGCGAAGATACCGAAGTGGAAATCTTAAGAACAACAAGCTAAAAAGAATTGAGCAGATATCACTTCAATACAGAAAAATGCTCAATTGTGAAGTTAATAATGGTGATTTTGATCCTTATGAAACAGGATTATTACTTGCTTTTACCTATCCTGAGCGGATCGCTCACTGCAAACCGGGTAATAATGCCCAGTTTAAATTGGCAAATGGAAGAATAGCTGCCGCGGGACATGAAGATGATTTGGCACATGAAGAATGGCTTGCGATTGCCAACCTGAATGCAACTGAAGGAGTTGGAAGAATATTTCTGGCTTCTCCACTAAATCCGCGTGATTTGGTTACAATGGTAAAAAATGTTGATCGGGTTTACTGGGACACAAAAGATGGTGGTTTTAAAGCTGTAAATGAGTTGCGAATAGGTAGTATTGTTTTGCAAAGTAAACCATTGACTCATTATTCTGAGGATGCCAAAATAAATGCTATTTGTGATGCAATCAAAAAAGAAGGGATTAGTTTACTTGATTTTAATAAAGAAGTAGTTCAATGGCAAAATAGGGTATTGAGCCTTCGTGTCTGGAATGGAGATCAAAAGTGGCCAGATGTTTCCAATGATGAAATAATTGCCACTTGTGCTGAATGGTTGGCTCCTTATCTGAATAATGTTAAGCGGCCAGAAGATTTGAAGAAGATTAATCTGAAGGAAGTGCTCCAACATTATTTATCGTATGATCTACAGCAACAGTTGGATATATTAGCTCCAGAACGAATTACAGTGCCAAGTGGTTCAAAAATTAAACTACAGTATTTCGATAATGGCGATACACCTGTATTGGCAGTGCGATTGCAGGAAGTTTTTGGATTGATGTCAACACCATCCATTAATAATGGAAAAAACAAAGTATTGATGCACCTTTTATCTCCAGGTTTTAAACCCGTTCAGATAACTGGTGATTTAGAAAGTTTCTGGAGCAATGCTTATTTTGAAGTTAGAAAAGAACTACGAGCTCGTTATCCAAAGCACGAATGGCCTGAAGACCCTTTGAATGCAATAGCAATTAGAGGTGTTAAAAAATGA
- a CDS encoding tetratricopeptide repeat protein produces the protein MRYLATLSFLMLMFVGVTAQDKSAAELKNEGNDALKAKDYKTALGLYEQAIASWEEEMDAAMVYNAATCAYKTKANDKAIKYYTQAKELDYKADACNYYCYKIYDAQGNAAEMKKISDETIEKFPTSKYTTAIKKDLVKPLVSKANELYASAQAKLNARTSDNADQWATLKSESVALCDEAIAKCDEVLSIYKGEKNAPTIKARCEELKKAE, from the coding sequence ATGAGGTATTTAGCAACTTTATCCTTTTTGATGTTGATGTTTGTAGGAGTAACAGCTCAGGACAAATCTGCAGCTGAGCTAAAAAACGAAGGAAATGATGCACTAAAAGCAAAAGATTATAAAACTGCCCTTGGTTTATACGAACAAGCAATTGCATCTTGGGAAGAGGAAATGGACGCAGCTATGGTGTATAATGCAGCAACATGTGCATATAAAACAAAAGCAAATGATAAGGCAATAAAGTATTATACGCAAGCAAAAGAATTAGATTATAAAGCTGATGCTTGTAATTATTATTGTTACAAGATTTATGATGCACAGGGAAATGCAGCTGAAATGAAGAAGATAAGTGATGAAACTATCGAAAAATTCCCTACAAGTAAATACACTACTGCAATTAAAAAGGATTTAGTTAAGCCGTTGGTTTCAAAAGCAAATGAATTATATGCCAGTGCTCAGGCAAAACTAAATGCTAGAACATCTGACAATGCTGATCAGTGGGCTACACTTAAATCTGAATCAGTAGCATTGTGTGATGAAGCAATTGCTAAATGTGATGAAGTTTTATCTATTTATAAAGGAGAAAAAAATGCTCCTACTATTAAAGCTCGTTGCGAAGAGTTGAAAAAAGCTGAATAA
- the thrC gene encoding threonine synthase — protein sequence MQFYSTNNASHKSDLKNAVINGLAPDKGLYMPEEIPVLPESFWNDLPNMDLGEIGYNVLKPYFCPTISEEEFKELTKEAFNFPIPLQKVSENISSLELFHGPTLAFKDIGARFLARVMAQFTHDMEHHINVLVATSGDTGSAVANGFLGVDGVNVYVLYPKGLVSEVQEKQFTTLGQNITAIEIDGTFDDCQRLVKSAFMDEDLQKKLVLTSANSINLARFLPQMVYYFYGYAQAVKQGKKDIIVSVPSGNFGNLTAGIIAYKMGLPVKHFIAATNINDIVPKYLDSGIYSPAKSISTPANAMDVGDPSNFVRIQDLFDKKLEGIKDVITGYVCPNEDIFEMIEKVFTENDYILDPHGAIGYKSLTELLDEGEFGMFLATAHPAKFPETVEKFIKQEVEQPDRLKAFLARKKDVKELTEDFESFKTFLLTTCK from the coding sequence ATGCAATTTTATAGTACCAATAACGCATCGCATAAAAGTGATTTAAAGAATGCCGTAATTAACGGATTGGCGCCGGATAAGGGTTTATATATGCCCGAGGAGATTCCTGTCTTGCCTGAAAGTTTTTGGAACGATTTGCCAAATATGGATTTAGGTGAAATCGGGTATAATGTTCTTAAACCCTATTTTTGTCCGACTATTTCAGAAGAAGAGTTTAAAGAATTAACAAAGGAAGCCTTTAATTTTCCTATTCCTTTACAAAAGGTTAGTGAAAATATCTCTTCACTGGAACTCTTTCACGGACCAACGCTTGCTTTTAAAGATATAGGTGCCAGATTTCTGGCGAGGGTGATGGCACAGTTCACTCATGATATGGAACATCACATTAACGTGTTGGTTGCAACATCAGGTGATACGGGTAGTGCAGTGGCCAATGGTTTCCTGGGTGTGGATGGAGTTAATGTATATGTTTTATATCCTAAAGGATTAGTATCTGAAGTACAGGAAAAGCAATTTACAACTTTGGGGCAAAACATTACAGCAATCGAAATTGATGGTACTTTTGATGATTGTCAGCGTTTGGTTAAGTCAGCCTTTATGGATGAAGACTTACAAAAGAAACTGGTACTTACATCTGCTAATTCAATTAACCTTGCTCGCTTTTTACCGCAGATGGTTTATTACTTTTATGGGTATGCACAGGCTGTTAAACAAGGTAAAAAAGATATTATAGTTTCTGTTCCAAGTGGAAACTTCGGAAACCTGACAGCTGGTATTATTGCCTACAAAATGGGGTTGCCGGTTAAGCATTTTATTGCAGCCACCAACATTAATGATATTGTCCCCAAATACCTTGATTCAGGTATATATTCACCTGCAAAAAGTATATCAACCCCTGCCAATGCTATGGATGTAGGTGATCCAAGTAACTTTGTGCGTATTCAGGATTTGTTCGACAAGAAACTGGAGGGAATCAAAGATGTAATAACAGGCTATGTATGTCCGAATGAGGATATCTTTGAAATGATTGAAAAAGTATTTACAGAGAATGATTACATTTTGGATCCGCATGGAGCGATTGGTTATAAATCTTTGACAGAACTTTTGGATGAAGGAGAGTTTGGTATGTTTCTTGCAACAGCTCATCCTGCAAAGTTTCCCGAAACAGTGGAAAAGTTCATAAAGCAAGAAGTGGAGCAGCCTGATAGGTTAAAAGCTTTCCTTGCCAGGAAAAAGGATGTGAAAGAATTAACAGAAGATTTTGAATCATTTAAAACATTTCTTTTGACAACATGTAAATAA